Proteins co-encoded in one Vibrio sp. SNU_ST1 genomic window:
- a CDS encoding LysR family transcriptional regulator translates to MDLNAVTVFTQVVDCGSFTHAAEALNMTKSTVSRKLDELEQHLGVRLITRSTRSLVLTPEGERFYQSSMQMHEIMNQAELEVSANQDLIRGPLNVVFPVELGHQVLAQYIHSFLKEHPNVTINLELTNREVDIIAEGIDLYAQIGELVDSSLVSRYLTTSKRTLVASPEYLEQFGEIKTPSDLKSPFRMVEVVNKAARLPKWHLQLEAGESILIDLPCQLRVNTITACLTACVDGLGLAVLPEFICREHFKTGKLIRLLPEYEMPEVSVSLVYADRQLMPKRKKAFIDYLLTAFQNRKQK, encoded by the coding sequence ATGGACTTAAATGCTGTGACTGTTTTTACACAAGTTGTTGATTGCGGGAGTTTCACGCACGCAGCAGAAGCATTGAACATGACCAAGTCGACTGTCAGCCGAAAGCTAGACGAACTGGAGCAGCACCTAGGTGTGAGGTTGATCACTCGTTCGACACGAAGTTTAGTGTTAACACCGGAGGGCGAGCGTTTTTACCAATCGAGCATGCAAATGCATGAGATCATGAACCAAGCAGAATTAGAAGTTTCAGCAAACCAAGACCTGATTCGTGGTCCTTTAAACGTGGTGTTCCCCGTAGAATTAGGCCACCAAGTATTAGCGCAATACATTCACAGTTTCTTAAAAGAACACCCGAATGTGACGATAAATTTAGAATTAACCAACCGCGAAGTCGATATAATCGCTGAGGGGATCGACCTTTACGCGCAAATTGGTGAGCTGGTGGATTCGAGTCTGGTTTCTCGATATCTTACTACTTCAAAAAGAACGCTTGTGGCGAGCCCTGAATATCTAGAACAGTTTGGAGAAATCAAAACACCCTCAGACTTAAAATCTCCATTTCGTATGGTTGAGGTCGTGAACAAGGCGGCACGTTTACCCAAGTGGCATTTACAATTAGAAGCAGGTGAGTCGATACTGATAGATCTGCCGTGTCAGTTGCGGGTGAATACCATCACGGCATGCCTAACAGCGTGTGTGGATGGGCTTGGTTTAGCAGTGCTGCCTGAGTTCATTTGTCGTGAGCATTTCAAGACTGGCAAGTTGATTCGTTTGTTACCTGAATATGAGATGCCAGAGGTTTCAGTAAGCCTAGTGTATGCAGACAGACAGTTGATGCCGAAACGTAAGAAGGCCTTTATCGACTATCTACTGACTGCATTTCAAAATAGGAAGCAAAAGTAA
- a CDS encoding HlyD family secretion protein — translation MTENNNASQSVSTKKRKKAPLIATAIMLSLGLAGAGYWYGYGQYFESTDNAYLQGDITNISPKVSGYIVKSYVSDNQSVKEGDLLVQIDDRDYQSALAQAHAHLTVVESSVHNLVAQQTLQRSKINQAESRVDSAQAEYERAIQQVVRSRSLLKRNYASQDEVDSMAAQQKVTQADLEQAKANLVATNDQLTVIASEIEQANASVTEAQAQRDQAQLNLDYTKVYAPADGVIGKRSVREGLLIQAGAPLMSLVPNNQVWIEANFKETQLSGIHKGQSVEVKLDAFPGQPLEGVVDSFSPATGAKFALLPPENATGNFTKIVQRVPVKIIIPDQQGLKGRLLPGLSVVATIDKRG, via the coding sequence ATGACAGAGAACAACAACGCTTCGCAATCAGTAAGCACAAAAAAACGTAAAAAAGCTCCGCTTATTGCTACTGCGATCATGCTGTCATTAGGTCTTGCTGGTGCCGGATATTGGTACGGCTATGGCCAGTACTTTGAATCTACTGATAACGCCTACCTACAAGGCGACATTACCAATATCAGCCCTAAAGTGTCTGGCTATATTGTTAAGTCTTACGTGAGTGATAACCAATCGGTGAAAGAAGGCGACCTATTGGTTCAAATCGATGACCGTGATTACCAATCTGCACTTGCACAAGCTCATGCACATTTAACAGTAGTCGAATCAAGCGTACACAATCTTGTCGCCCAACAAACATTACAACGTAGCAAAATTAACCAAGCAGAAAGCCGTGTCGATTCCGCACAAGCTGAATACGAGCGTGCAATTCAGCAAGTGGTGCGTTCTCGTAGCTTACTAAAACGTAACTACGCGTCTCAAGATGAAGTCGATAGCATGGCTGCACAGCAAAAAGTCACTCAAGCAGATCTCGAACAAGCAAAAGCAAACCTCGTTGCGACCAACGATCAATTAACCGTTATTGCTAGTGAGATAGAACAAGCAAACGCATCGGTGACTGAAGCTCAAGCGCAAAGAGATCAAGCACAACTTAATCTTGATTACACCAAAGTTTACGCGCCAGCAGATGGTGTAATTGGCAAACGCAGCGTACGAGAAGGTCTGTTAATTCAAGCCGGCGCGCCATTGATGAGTTTGGTACCAAACAACCAGGTGTGGATCGAAGCTAACTTCAAAGAGACACAGCTAAGCGGCATTCATAAAGGTCAATCCGTTGAAGTCAAACTGGATGCCTTCCCGGGACAACCACTCGAAGGCGTGGTCGACAGCTTCTCCCCTGCGACTGGCGCCAAGTTTGCACTCCTGCCACCAGAAAACGCGACCGGTAACTTCACTAAAATCGTTCAACGTGTACCGGTGAAAATCATCATTCCAGATCAGCAAGGGTTGAAAGGTCGACTGCTTCCTGGTTTGTCTGTGGTAGCGACCATAGATAAACGAGGCTAG
- a CDS encoding DHA2 family efflux MFS transporter permease subunit, whose protein sequence is MSNAGVVTHTNDDGEVSRRHWIALFGGLIGAFMAILDIQITNSSLKDIQGALSATLDESSWISTSYLVAEMIAIPLSGWLSKALGKRRYITWTTAIFTISSLLCSFSWNMTSMIVFRAIQGFSGGALIPLAFSLVIQLLPVNKRAVGMALFGVTATFAPSIGPTFGGWLTENFSWHYIFYINIPPALLVITMIRYGLDDEKLDLGTLKKADWFGIATMALGLGCLEVVLEEGNREEWFSSSFIIGLSIVSAVSLVYFVINELQHKKPLVNLRLLRDGQFAMSCIAYLILGMALLGSIYVLPMYLTQIQQYNAMEIGEVLMWMGFPQLLIFPIVPKLTQIIKPKYLVTFGFAMFGFSCYVNTHMTIDFGGQQLILSMVLRAIGSPFIMVPLSLVAMKNISKMDTPDASTLTNVMRNLGGAFSIAIIATLLDNKTREHLAHIKESLPSVSQLGWQTLQQQQAFFIQSGSDAATAMQQAQASLLGTMQRDADIMAYNDVFLMMTAFLALAAVLILNMRD, encoded by the coding sequence ATGAGTAACGCTGGTGTTGTCACCCACACTAATGATGATGGCGAGGTTTCAAGACGCCATTGGATCGCCCTATTTGGCGGTTTGATTGGCGCATTTATGGCGATTTTGGATATTCAAATCACCAACTCGTCTCTCAAAGACATTCAAGGTGCGCTGTCTGCCACCTTAGATGAAAGCTCGTGGATCTCTACGTCCTATCTAGTCGCAGAGATGATTGCTATCCCACTCAGTGGTTGGCTTTCTAAAGCGCTCGGAAAACGCCGTTATATCACGTGGACGACGGCCATCTTCACCATTTCATCTTTGTTGTGTTCGTTCTCTTGGAACATGACCTCGATGATCGTGTTCCGTGCAATCCAAGGTTTTAGTGGTGGTGCTTTAATCCCGCTTGCTTTCTCGCTAGTGATTCAGCTATTGCCCGTCAACAAGCGTGCTGTCGGTATGGCACTGTTTGGTGTAACCGCGACCTTTGCTCCATCGATCGGCCCAACATTTGGTGGCTGGCTGACGGAGAACTTCTCGTGGCACTATATTTTCTACATCAATATTCCGCCTGCGTTGCTTGTGATCACCATGATCCGATATGGCTTAGATGATGAAAAGCTCGACCTTGGCACGCTGAAAAAAGCGGACTGGTTTGGTATCGCGACCATGGCGTTAGGGCTAGGTTGTTTGGAAGTAGTGCTAGAAGAAGGTAACCGCGAAGAATGGTTCAGTTCGAGCTTCATCATAGGCTTAAGTATTGTGTCTGCAGTGAGCTTAGTTTACTTCGTGATAAACGAACTCCAACACAAAAAGCCACTGGTGAATTTGCGGCTATTGCGGGATGGGCAATTTGCTATGTCTTGTATCGCCTATTTGATTCTAGGGATGGCATTGCTCGGCTCTATCTATGTGCTGCCAATGTATCTCACTCAAATCCAACAGTACAATGCGATGGAGATTGGTGAAGTACTGATGTGGATGGGTTTCCCACAGTTGTTGATATTCCCAATCGTTCCTAAGCTGACGCAAATCATTAAGCCTAAGTACTTGGTGACCTTTGGTTTCGCGATGTTTGGCTTCAGTTGTTACGTGAATACACATATGACGATTGATTTTGGTGGCCAACAGTTGATTTTATCGATGGTTCTGCGCGCTATCGGTAGCCCGTTTATTATGGTTCCCCTGTCTTTGGTTGCAATGAAAAACATCAGCAAAATGGATACACCTGACGCATCGACTTTAACCAACGTAATGCGTAACTTAGGGGGTGCTTTCAGTATCGCGATTATTGCTACGTTGTTAGATAACAAAACTCGTGAACATCTTGCACATATTAAAGAGTCATTGCCTTCTGTGAGTCAATTAGGTTGGCAAACGCTTCAGCAACAACAAGCGTTTTTCATTCAGTCAGGAAGTGATGCCGCAACGGCGATGCAGCAAGCTCAAGCAAGTTTACTTGGCACCATGCAACGTGACGCTGACATTATGGCTTACAATGATGTGTTCTTAATGATGACGGCGTTCTTGGCTCTAGCTGCAGTATTGATTCTAAATATGCGTGATTAG
- a CDS encoding response regulator: MDLTLPPDLRVLIVDDSKSATILIKQQLSSLGISHDCIFIATDYRQAIKAVESHYFHVLLIDYHLEQFFTGFELLGILYRNRLIDHTVATILLSGDMRQETVLTALSGEAHHFVSKPIHTQRLGKKIQSAVSVSKKLTQLNELYPITSQDKLAQALAISPNGTSVQFEATLIEHLISGKKWQLLSSVINHSKTNMHPTKLVAEALILDSLGKQNLAIDKLHNFLIAQPLSLSVIDCLSCIYEKHKMLLPALKLAIRAFEMTPSISHRAIRAIDLAENADNTRMIIKLGEMYATHISAADIDVIHSICAHFNSLKATYQRETQLKYKRILLEHANQFTELVNLKLPVKQQQQVLASLALFQSSILLIENSPQVAHKKLIRTSTLLANNFHSQPTYLLAQLLPLLVHFGEYSLYHLAVECLKSRGETVNHKLESKNVDPSTCINIENFGSIQELKDYIHSYPYSVAAKLDYIYAVHKAHIDEKLSDGYLEEILQLELPPKWNQWISDSLKYGFSTKPPSPFSTCSRQESIC; the protein is encoded by the coding sequence ATGGATTTGACCTTACCACCTGACCTACGAGTTTTAATTGTCGACGACTCCAAGAGTGCAACTATTCTTATAAAGCAGCAACTCTCGAGCTTGGGCATCTCACATGATTGCATCTTTATTGCGACCGACTATCGACAAGCAATTAAAGCGGTCGAGAGTCACTATTTTCATGTACTCCTCATCGATTACCACCTAGAGCAATTCTTCACGGGCTTTGAACTTTTGGGTATTCTGTATCGAAATCGCCTAATAGACCACACTGTGGCGACAATCTTGCTCTCTGGGGATATGCGTCAAGAAACGGTATTAACTGCCCTTTCAGGCGAGGCACACCATTTCGTTTCTAAACCGATTCATACTCAGAGGTTAGGTAAAAAGATCCAAAGTGCTGTGTCCGTCTCGAAGAAGCTGACACAACTGAACGAGTTATATCCAATCACCAGTCAGGATAAATTGGCTCAAGCATTAGCGATCTCGCCTAATGGCACTAGCGTTCAATTCGAAGCGACACTGATTGAACATTTAATTTCAGGTAAGAAATGGCAATTACTCTCTAGCGTCATTAACCACTCAAAAACCAACATGCACCCGACAAAACTGGTTGCTGAAGCTCTGATTCTCGACAGTTTAGGCAAACAGAATCTAGCCATAGATAAGCTCCACAACTTTCTGATAGCGCAGCCACTATCATTGAGCGTCATTGACTGCTTAAGCTGTATCTACGAAAAACATAAGATGCTGCTTCCTGCTCTGAAATTAGCGATTCGTGCATTTGAGATGACACCAAGTATCAGCCATCGTGCAATCAGAGCGATTGACTTGGCTGAGAACGCAGACAACACACGTATGATCATAAAGTTAGGTGAGATGTATGCGACCCATATTTCAGCTGCTGACATTGATGTCATCCACTCCATTTGTGCGCACTTTAATTCGTTAAAAGCGACTTATCAGCGCGAAACACAACTAAAGTACAAACGTATTTTGCTTGAGCATGCCAACCAATTCACCGAGTTGGTAAACCTGAAACTTCCGGTAAAACAACAGCAGCAGGTTTTGGCCAGCCTTGCCCTGTTTCAGAGCAGTATCTTGCTCATCGAAAATAGCCCTCAGGTTGCCCACAAAAAATTGATTAGAACTTCAACGCTGTTAGCTAATAATTTCCACAGCCAACCGACTTACTTGCTCGCTCAACTATTACCACTGCTCGTCCATTTTGGGGAGTACTCTCTTTATCACTTAGCAGTGGAATGCCTAAAATCTCGTGGAGAAACAGTAAACCACAAACTTGAGTCCAAAAATGTCGACCCTTCAACTTGTATAAACATTGAAAATTTTGGGTCAATACAGGAATTAAAAGATTATATTCACAGTTACCCATATTCAGTTGCCGCCAAACTTGACTATATATATGCCGTCCATAAAGCTCATATAGATGAAAAACTTAGCGACGGCTATTTAGAAGAAATCTTACAGTTAGAACTTCCGCCAAAATGGAACCAATGGATTAGTGACTCATTAAAGTATGGTTTTTCCACTAAGCCACCTAGCCCATTTTCAACATGCAGCCGACAGGAGTCCATATGCTAG
- a CDS encoding Hpt domain-containing protein: protein MLDFDALNAYLDNDRDVIFAVLSTYQEDHANALEEIQELVSQQDWGKLHFIVHTLKGILVSFGEDTATVALENVEQNTLKNLAPQDGDLSIIYKEVEIINKQIEDALVQYC, encoded by the coding sequence ATGCTAGATTTTGATGCCTTAAACGCTTACTTAGATAACGACAGAGATGTGATATTTGCTGTGTTGTCGACCTATCAAGAAGACCACGCGAATGCACTAGAAGAGATTCAAGAGCTCGTAAGTCAACAAGACTGGGGCAAGCTTCACTTTATCGTACACACACTAAAAGGAATCTTAGTCAGTTTTGGTGAAGATACGGCAACGGTCGCGTTAGAAAATGTCGAACAAAACACCTTAAAGAACCTTGCACCACAAGATGGTGATCTATCCATAATTTATAAAGAAGTTGAGATAATCAATAAACAGATCGAAGACGCATTAGTTCAATATTGCTAA
- a CDS encoding glycosyltransferase yields MDTSLSTALELLNASNEHFDLTEPQHQSSLLRLADRLLAIDNLTIQNLNDLSLQFSAPLEFKLAVKLVQSRKETQAICQPVEVGVVFAMWGEQNRLQPKSSDNPHGEDSLRTKVEQLQWVTEDTNVNWKLYAVDDGCPHGSASIAENIKAGYDAATSAKIQVLRLADTLPVEHGALRNLACADDSRKGGAIILGCEQSLKDGVDAVLYTDADNSVHLGQIGLALAPYNREGTQVVLGNRKHVDSILVKQEERWGVGIKTLRHMQRMIGAQIFDSGIKDTQAAFKLYGRNILEKILENPTVFDFSFDTDWIFAAMEFNQPIVTVPFAFIDSAAESASVVQGPMTTWYVLLDGLVKAARARGGDYSEEMADVFTREINSHEDLELIINVLPPELAAAGDSDLGNPRVMSPQSVRHWITSAKSLSAQPGLHA; encoded by the coding sequence ATGGATACTTCATTGTCTACCGCTCTTGAACTTTTGAACGCTTCTAACGAACATTTCGATCTTACAGAACCGCAACACCAAAGCAGCTTACTTAGGCTTGCTGACCGACTATTAGCTATAGATAACCTCACCATACAAAATTTGAATGACTTGTCTCTTCAATTCAGCGCCCCACTAGAATTTAAACTTGCTGTTAAACTAGTCCAATCACGTAAAGAGACCCAGGCCATTTGTCAGCCTGTAGAGGTCGGCGTGGTCTTTGCGATGTGGGGTGAGCAAAATCGTCTGCAGCCCAAGAGTTCTGATAATCCCCATGGAGAGGACTCTCTGCGTACTAAAGTAGAGCAATTACAATGGGTGACAGAAGATACTAATGTTAATTGGAAGCTATATGCCGTTGACGATGGTTGTCCGCATGGGAGTGCTTCTATTGCAGAGAACATCAAAGCGGGTTATGACGCAGCAACGAGCGCAAAAATTCAGGTATTACGCTTAGCTGATACGTTACCTGTAGAGCATGGGGCTTTAAGAAATCTAGCTTGTGCTGATGACTCTCGCAAAGGTGGAGCCATTATTTTAGGTTGTGAACAATCTTTAAAAGATGGAGTCGATGCCGTTTTATATACAGATGCTGATAACTCTGTTCATCTTGGGCAGATTGGCCTTGCGCTAGCGCCATATAATCGCGAAGGTACGCAAGTCGTCTTAGGTAATAGAAAGCACGTTGACTCGATATTGGTAAAACAAGAAGAGCGTTGGGGAGTTGGGATTAAGACGCTTCGCCATATGCAACGAATGATCGGTGCACAAATTTTTGATAGTGGAATTAAAGATACTCAAGCGGCGTTTAAGTTATACGGCCGAAATATATTAGAAAAAATATTAGAAAACCCAACAGTCTTTGATTTCTCATTTGATACGGATTGGATTTTTGCAGCGATGGAATTCAACCAACCGATTGTGACCGTGCCTTTTGCATTTATCGATTCTGCGGCTGAGTCTGCGTCAGTGGTTCAAGGGCCGATGACGACATGGTATGTGCTACTTGATGGGCTTGTTAAAGCTGCTAGAGCGCGTGGCGGAGACTACAGTGAGGAGATGGCTGATGTCTTTACGCGAGAAATTAATTCCCACGAAGACTTAGAATTAATCATAAATGTATTGCCACCAGAACTGGCAGCAGCAGGTGACAGTGATTTAGGTAACCCACGAGTGATGTCTCCCCAGTCTGTACGTCATTGGATCACGAGTGCAAAATCATTGAGTGCCCAACCTGGTTTACATGCGTAG
- a CDS encoding family 16 glycosylhydrolase, whose amino-acid sequence MPLSKTYSAIAVALVLSSATVYGESFEDPLRDLDSDLWWLSDGWENGFPFASRWDADAVSFNKRGMTLSLSPDPVLTDDGKLSFYGGEIRSTEFYPYGCYEIDMKPAKAPGVVSSFFLFSGPYDKPEGGNGIHNEIDIEFLGSNTNMVQLNFWTDDDSYTNSHETLIFLGFDASKDFHRYGIYWGEDKLEWYIDGNLVLRINDSQYDPIPSIESSYLRIMANIWATDPEISNWAGKFREDRKKTYRAKYRNFSFKQGKPCSKNQ is encoded by the coding sequence ATGCCATTATCCAAAACATATTCTGCTATCGCCGTTGCGTTAGTTTTATCTAGTGCCACTGTTTATGGGGAGAGCTTCGAAGACCCATTGAGGGACTTAGATAGCGACCTCTGGTGGTTGTCTGATGGGTGGGAAAATGGGTTTCCATTCGCAAGTCGATGGGACGCTGACGCGGTTAGTTTCAACAAGAGAGGGATGACTCTCTCATTGTCGCCAGATCCCGTGTTAACTGATGACGGTAAATTGAGCTTTTATGGGGGAGAGATTCGAAGTACGGAGTTTTATCCATACGGTTGCTATGAGATAGACATGAAACCAGCAAAAGCCCCCGGGGTTGTTAGTTCTTTCTTTTTGTTTTCGGGACCTTACGACAAACCTGAAGGCGGCAATGGAATACACAATGAAATAGACATCGAATTTCTTGGTTCTAATACCAATATGGTCCAACTGAATTTTTGGACTGATGATGACAGCTACACAAACTCGCATGAGACACTTATTTTTTTAGGGTTTGATGCATCCAAAGATTTCCATCGCTACGGAATATATTGGGGAGAAGATAAGCTTGAATGGTATATAGATGGCAACTTGGTATTACGTATAAACGACAGCCAATATGACCCTATTCCAAGTATTGAAAGCTCGTATTTACGTATTATGGCTAATATATGGGCGACAGACCCAGAGATCAGTAACTGGGCCGGTAAGTTCCGAGAAGATAGGAAAAAAACGTATCGAGCTAAGTATAGAAACTTCAGTTTTAAGCAAGGAAAACCTTGTTCAAAAAATCAATGA
- a CDS encoding DUF3131 domain-containing protein, with product MLKKWSVLLLSVSISGCGVVYQGVSNGVDALNQSQIVRQGRHGPLTEEELLWAQTAWKYIDNNTQLTTGLVNSLDNFPTTNMAGLADYLISLIAAKEFEFITNKQYDERLTLVLAFLNKMDLSYGYAPNKVYSTQSGGMVNYGNQPQDIGWSSLDVGRLLIVLAIVKRHSPEFSEYVDKAVLRWNFCELISLDGELYGGLIQDGQLIRYKEGRLGIEEYTSYGYLDWQIVPEKAMNIEPYDVATIYDIDLIFDGRDPRVFNVLRPVYSTPYLWMGLEFNWDKVGDTTSSDATHTNQTLSAMADAIYQVQEARWDNERIYTARGEHVVTGEPYFVYDAIYGLGTPWITLAEDGSSHDDLALVSTRVAFQMWALWKTDYTDRLMTLVKELYDPQRGWYEGRYELTSAYEKSISLKTNAGVLQALLYKQKGKLYQSTTDKEYRDVKFNSRFDHPGRCLIETFR from the coding sequence ATGCTGAAGAAGTGGAGTGTACTTTTGTTGTCGGTATCTATTTCCGGATGTGGAGTAGTTTACCAAGGTGTAAGCAATGGTGTTGATGCGCTCAATCAGTCTCAAATCGTAAGACAGGGGCGTCATGGCCCATTAACCGAAGAAGAGCTTCTATGGGCTCAAACCGCATGGAAATATATAGATAACAACACCCAACTCACAACAGGGTTGGTGAACAGTTTGGATAATTTTCCGACAACAAACATGGCAGGCTTGGCTGACTATTTGATTTCTCTAATTGCGGCCAAGGAATTCGAGTTTATAACCAATAAGCAATATGACGAGCGTTTGACGTTGGTATTGGCGTTTCTCAACAAAATGGACCTGAGTTATGGTTATGCCCCTAACAAAGTCTACAGCACGCAAAGTGGGGGAATGGTGAACTATGGAAACCAACCGCAAGACATAGGTTGGTCGTCTTTAGATGTCGGTCGTTTACTGATTGTGCTAGCAATTGTGAAGCGACATTCACCTGAGTTTTCAGAGTATGTAGATAAAGCAGTCTTGAGGTGGAACTTTTGTGAGTTAATTAGCCTTGATGGTGAGTTGTACGGTGGCCTAATTCAAGATGGCCAGCTTATACGCTATAAAGAAGGTCGGCTGGGTATCGAAGAGTATACCTCTTATGGTTATCTTGACTGGCAAATTGTTCCTGAAAAAGCCATGAATATTGAACCTTATGATGTGGCAACTATTTACGATATCGACTTGATTTTCGATGGTCGAGATCCGCGAGTGTTTAATGTATTGAGACCCGTCTATTCGACCCCTTATCTATGGATGGGCTTAGAATTTAATTGGGACAAGGTTGGAGATACGACTTCAAGTGACGCTACCCATACTAATCAAACTTTGTCTGCGATGGCTGATGCTATTTACCAAGTTCAAGAAGCTCGCTGGGATAATGAAAGAATCTACACTGCGCGAGGAGAGCATGTTGTTACCGGAGAACCATACTTTGTCTATGACGCTATTTATGGGTTGGGTACGCCTTGGATAACGTTGGCCGAAGATGGCAGTTCTCATGATGATTTAGCACTGGTTTCAACAAGAGTCGCTTTTCAAATGTGGGCATTGTGGAAAACGGATTATACCGATCGACTGATGACTCTAGTAAAAGAGTTGTATGACCCTCAGCGAGGTTGGTATGAGGGGCGTTACGAACTAACCAGTGCTTATGAAAAAAGCATCAGTTTGAAAACTAATGCGGGGGTGCTTCAAGCTTTGCTTTATAAGCAAAAGGGCAAGTTGTACCAATCGACTACTGATAAAGAATATAGAGATGTAAAATTTAACTCTCGTTTCGACCATCCTGGTCGTTGCTTAATAGAGACATTCCGATGA
- a CDS encoding DUF3131 domain-containing protein produces MRTISVGLITLAIVGCGSKYNQFSDDIIERNTHWTTPQPRSGELTEQEMDMARIAWKYFENNYQESTGLVNAVNNYPSVTWWDAASYLAGMTSAYELGIIEKEEFDKRLVRFLTTLNTLDLFKGELPNKAYNTQTAEKVDYGNQPGEIGYSALDLGRLMIWLYIIKQRYPEFATSIDSVLLRWNYCNVVDENGTMFGALLEPGKEVQYLQEGRLGYEEYAAKGFELWGFDTTQAAMAEPYATINLFGYDVPYDTRDPRKLKAHSYVVTESYVLDGIEMGWDLVEDRSPHDNNYSHEWIAEFALQIYRVQEERYKQTGIITARTEHQLAGAPYFVYDTIYTDGFAWNTISEVGEYLPQYSAVAIKGAMGMWALWDTPYTDLLFDHVSTAYDREKGFYEGIFENGTGLINTFTSNNNGITLEILLYKKQGKLLTYKDNLAPSLWEKALESPFGYEGQCLPRKKIVPVE; encoded by the coding sequence ATGCGAACGATTAGTGTTGGCTTGATCACTCTTGCAATCGTTGGTTGCGGTAGTAAATATAATCAATTCTCTGATGATATTATTGAAAGAAATACACACTGGACAACGCCACAACCTCGTTCTGGAGAGCTAACAGAGCAAGAAATGGATATGGCGAGGATTGCTTGGAAGTACTTTGAAAATAACTACCAAGAATCAACAGGGCTAGTGAATGCGGTAAATAATTACCCATCGGTTACATGGTGGGATGCGGCTTCTTATTTGGCGGGCATGACGAGTGCCTATGAGTTAGGAATCATTGAGAAAGAAGAGTTTGATAAACGATTGGTACGCTTTCTGACTACATTAAACACGCTTGACTTGTTTAAGGGCGAACTACCAAACAAAGCCTACAATACTCAAACAGCGGAAAAGGTGGATTATGGTAACCAACCAGGTGAAATAGGTTACTCGGCACTGGATTTAGGGCGTTTGATGATTTGGCTCTACATCATCAAACAGAGATACCCAGAGTTCGCGACAAGTATCGATTCAGTTCTATTGCGTTGGAACTACTGCAACGTTGTTGATGAGAACGGCACCATGTTTGGCGCACTACTAGAACCAGGTAAAGAGGTTCAGTACCTTCAAGAAGGTCGTTTAGGCTATGAAGAGTATGCAGCTAAAGGGTTTGAACTTTGGGGGTTCGATACCACACAAGCTGCAATGGCCGAGCCTTATGCCACTATAAACCTGTTCGGTTACGACGTGCCTTACGATACTCGTGACCCAAGAAAACTCAAAGCTCACAGTTACGTTGTAACAGAGAGTTATGTGTTAGACGGTATCGAGATGGGTTGGGATTTAGTCGAAGACCGTTCACCACATGACAACAATTACTCACATGAGTGGATCGCTGAGTTTGCCCTTCAGATTTACCGAGTTCAAGAAGAGCGTTATAAGCAAACGGGTATCATTACTGCTAGAACCGAGCACCAACTAGCAGGAGCTCCTTATTTCGTTTATGACACAATTTATACTGATGGTTTTGCTTGGAATACAATTTCAGAAGTCGGTGAGTATCTACCTCAGTATTCAGCTGTAGCGATTAAAGGCGCTATGGGTATGTGGGCTTTATGGGACACACCATATACGGATCTATTGTTTGATCATGTTTCGACTGCATATGACCGCGAAAAAGGGTTCTATGAAGGTATATTTGAAAATGGTACCGGACTTATTAATACGTTCACGTCGAATAACAATGGGATTACTTTAGAAATCTTATTGTACAAAAAGCAAGGTAAGCTGTTGACCTATAAAGATAACTTAGCGCCAAGCCTATGGGAGAAAGCGTTGGAGTCGCCGTTTGGTTATGAAGGCCAATGTCTACCTCGTAAAAAGATTGTACCCGTAGAATAA